The Saccharothrix violaceirubra genome segment GATCAAGGCGCGGGTGCCGGGCATGCACGTGCACGCGTTCAGCCCGATGGAGATCGTGTCGGCGGCGGCCAAGGCGGGCGTGAGCGTGCGCGAGTGGCTGGCCGACCTGGCGGCGGCGGGGCTGGACACCATCCCGGGCACGGCGGCCGAGATCCTCGACGACGACGTGCGCTGGGTGTTGACCAAGGGCAAGCTGCCGGCCGCCACGTGGCTGGAGGTCGTGGAGACGGCGCACACGCTGGGCATCCGGTCGTCGTCGACGATGATGTACGGGCACGTCGACCACCCCGGTCACTGGCTCGGGCACTTCCGGACGCTGGCGGCGTTGCAGGACCGCACGGGCGGGCTGACCGAGTTCGTGGGGCTGCCGTTCGTGCACCGGAACGCGCCGATCTACCTGGCGGGTGTCGCCCGTCCGGGGCCGACTCGGCGGGACAACCGGGCGATCCACGCGTTCGCTCGACTGGCTTTGCACGGCCGGGTGTCCAACGTCCAGGTGTCGTGGGTGAAGCTCGGTGACGAGGGGACGGCCGAGGTGCTGCGGGGCGGTGCGAACGACCTGGGCGGCACGTTGATGGAGGAGACCATCAGCCGGATGGCCGGGTCCGAGCACGGCAGCAACCGCACCGTGGCCCAGCTCCACGCCACGGCCGCTTTGGCCGGACGTCCCGCGCGTGAGCGCACCACGACGTACGCCACCCCCACCCGCGAGTCCTCCACTCAGACACCCTGAACTACGCGCTCAGGCCCCTCCTTCCGGGTGCCCGTGCTCCCGCCACCGCGCGAGTTATGCGTTCGGACACCGCGAGTTGTGCGTTCAGGCACCGCGAAATGTGCACTCGGCACCTGTCGGCGGTGCCGGTACGGGTCGACGCAGGTGGAAGGGCGGTACGCGTCGGGGCGGGTGTCAGGTCGATGCGCCGCCCCCAGGGCGTCTCGCGTACCGCGATCCGCGTGCACATGGCCCGGGTGCATGCACGTGCGACCTACGGGTGCCCGAACGCACGACTCGCGGTGCCCGAACGCACGACTCGCGGTGCCTGAACGCACGACTCGCGGTGTCCGAACGCATAACTCGCACGTGGGTGGCTGGGCGTGTGGGGGCGGGAGGGAGGTCACCCGAAAGAAGGGGGTCTGAGCGCGTGTTTCGGGGTGCCTGGGTGGAGGACTCGCGGGCGGAACGGACCCCGGAAGGATCATGGCGTGGGGGCGTGGCTAGTCTGCGGCGGGTCGCGAAAATCACTCAAGGGCACACAAAAGTCCTCCAGCTTCGATATGTTCGCGGCCGTCCGTCAACCAGGTTCACCCCGTAGTGGCGGCCTGGTGTGGGTAGGGAGGCTCGGCAGGTGCGCGGTCGCGGTGCGGTACTGGGTCTGGTCCTGGGCACGACGTCGACACTGGTCGTCGAAGGTGTCGCCGGAGCGGCCGACGGCGTGGTCGCCGCCGGTTCCCTGTCCATGAACGCGCCGGTCGGCATCGGTGCCGTCGCGCTGGGAGTGCTCGGCCTGATCACGGGCCTGGTCCGCCGGCGCAAGGTCAAGCCCGAGCCGACCGCGCAGAACCGCCGGGTCGAGCCGGAGCCCGCCGCCAACCGGGCCTGACCGCCCTGGGAGGATGACGTCCGTGTCCGCACCCACTGAGGCGCCCCGCCCCCGCGTCCTGTCCGGCATCCAGCCGACGGCCGCGTCGTTCCACCTCGGCAACTACCTGGGCGCCCTCCGGCAGTGGGTCGCGTTGCAGGAGACGCACGACGCGTTCTACTTCATCGCCGACCTGCACGCGATCACCGTCGAACAGGACCCCAAGGTCCTGCGGCACAACACGCGTGTGTCGGCGGCGCAGCTGCTCGCCCTGGGCCTCGACCCGGACCGCTCGACGCTGTTCGTCCAGTCCCAGGTCCCCGAGCACGCCCAGCTGAGCTGGCTCATGCAGTGCCTGACCGGGTTCGGCGAGGCGTCGCGCATGACGCAGTTCAAGGACAAGTCGGCCCGCCAGGAGTCCCAGGTCGGCGTCGGCCTGTTCACGTACCCGATCATGCAGGCCGCCGACATCCTCCTCTACCAGGCGCACTACGTGCCGGTGGGCGAGGACCAGCGCCAGCACCTCGAACTCACCCGCGACCTGGCCACGCGGTTCAACTCGCGCTACGGCAAGACCTTCCGGCTGCCCGAGCCGTACATCGTCAAGGACACGGCCAAGATCTTCGACCTCCAGGACCCGACGTCGAAGATGTCGAAGTCCGTCCCGGCGGGTGTCGTCGAACTGCTCGAGGACCCGAAGCGTTCGGCCAAGAAGATCCGGTCGGCGGTCACGGACACCGGCCGCGAGATCGTCTACGACCCGGCGGACAAGGCCGGCGTCAGCAACCTGCTGGTCATCTACTCGGCGCTCACCGGCCGCACGGTGGACGCGCTGGTCGAGGACTACGCCGGCAAGGGCTACGGCGACCTGAAGAAGGACCTCGGCGAGGTGTTCACCGAGTTCGTCACGCCCGTCCAGGAGTCCGTCGCGGCCTACCTCGCCGACCCGGCCGAGCTGGACAAGATCCTCGCCCGGTCGGCGGAACGGGCACGCGAGGTCGCCGGGAAGACGCTCGCCCGCGCCTACGACAAGATGGGCTTCCTGCCGACTGGCGGTTGATCACCGCGCGCCTTAGCGTAATCGCGTGGCGGAGTCGAAGCCCGAGTCGAAGATCGACAGGTTGCGTCGGGAACGGCCGTGGCTCGACCACCTGGTCCGCGCGGCGCAGCGGTTCAGCGAGCGCTACGGCACGCACTACGCGGCGGCCGTGACGTACTTCAGCGTCCTGTCGCTCGTGCCCATGCTCATGATCGCGTTCGCCGTCGCCGGCATCGTGCTGTCCAACCAGCCCGGCCTGCTCCGGGAACTCCAGTCGAGCATCACCGAGGCGGTGCCCGGCGCGCTCGGCGACACGATCAACGACATCGTCGGCGAGGCCATCGAGTCCAAGGGCACGGTCGGCGTCTTCGGCCTGCTCGGCGCCGCCTACTCGGGCCTGGGCTGGATGAGCAACCTGCGGGACGCGCTCACCGCGCAGTGGGGGCACGCCAAGGAGGACCTGCCGCTGCTGAAGACGGCGCTGAAGGACTTCGTCGCGCTGCTCAGCCTGGCCCTGGCCCTGGTCGTCTCGTTCGGGCTCACGGCCGCCGGCACGGGGTTCGCCGAGCTGGTCCTGGAGAAGGTCGGTCTGACCGGCGTCGGCTGGGCCGAGGCCGGGCTGAAGGCCGGCTCGATCGTGCTGTCCCTGTTGGCGAACTGGCTGGTGTTCGTCTGGGTGCTGGCCAAGCTGCCGCGCCGCCCGGTCGGTTGGCGGTCGGCGGTGAAGGGCGCGTTGGCCGCGTCGTTCGGGTTCGAACTGCTCAAGCAGGCGGGCACGATCTACCTGACGATCGTCACGTCGTCGCCCGCCGGTGCCGCGTTCGGCCCGGTCATCGGCGTCCTGGTGTTCGCCAACCTCGTGGCCCAGTACCTGCTGTTCATCACGGCGTGGACGGCGACGGCCCGGGAGAACCTGCTCCGCGACCCGCCCA includes the following:
- the yhjD gene encoding inner membrane protein YhjD yields the protein MAESKPESKIDRLRRERPWLDHLVRAAQRFSERYGTHYAAAVTYFSVLSLVPMLMIAFAVAGIVLSNQPGLLRELQSSITEAVPGALGDTINDIVGEAIESKGTVGVFGLLGAAYSGLGWMSNLRDALTAQWGHAKEDLPLLKTALKDFVALLSLALALVVSFGLTAAGTGFAELVLEKVGLTGVGWAEAGLKAGSIVLSLLANWLVFVWVLAKLPRRPVGWRSAVKGALAASFGFELLKQAGTIYLTIVTSSPAGAAFGPVIGVLVFANLVAQYLLFITAWTATARENLLRDPPKPPPPAVIRPVVEVRSKPNARTAAGLVGVGFVLGALLLRRRK
- the trpS gene encoding tryptophan--tRNA ligase; the encoded protein is MTSVSAPTEAPRPRVLSGIQPTAASFHLGNYLGALRQWVALQETHDAFYFIADLHAITVEQDPKVLRHNTRVSAAQLLALGLDPDRSTLFVQSQVPEHAQLSWLMQCLTGFGEASRMTQFKDKSARQESQVGVGLFTYPIMQAADILLYQAHYVPVGEDQRQHLELTRDLATRFNSRYGKTFRLPEPYIVKDTAKIFDLQDPTSKMSKSVPAGVVELLEDPKRSAKKIRSAVTDTGREIVYDPADKAGVSNLLVIYSALTGRTVDALVEDYAGKGYGDLKKDLGEVFTEFVTPVQESVAAYLADPAELDKILARSAERAREVAGKTLARAYDKMGFLPTGG